The genomic stretch tttaaaatatacgaataaaaattaatttatattttttataatattttttatttaaaaaataaaaatataaaaaataattataatggtAATCAGTGACTAAAAAAAGAAGGTTAAATATTGACGTCTTTTTTAACTTGCTTGTAATATAGTTTTTTGTTGAGAATACGGGAGATATTTTGTTTTTGTCATCTGAAATGATAGGAGCCAAAACAAAGTTACTTAAaggataataataatgaaatgTTGCTTAGCAGAAAAATTAAGAGACACTTTGTATTAATTTCCTATGTAATAGAACCAGTAATAGAGAAGAGAGTAGAAAGTGACAcacagatatatcctggttctaCTACTTAGTGCAATGTAGTCTACATCCAGTCTCTATCACAACATTGACAGAATTTCACTATTTTTCAACCAATTACAATCACCAATTTTTTCTAGGATATATCCAATCCTATTTGGGACAAGTCCAGATTCTAACCCAACCTGAATTTGACTAAGACTCACCCTAACTTTCAATtgcaaagtgctaacccaacttgcaagggaATTATCTCAGGATCATGAcataaaacaaaaatacaaacaaagaatTTCTAAAATAACTTAGGCTTTTTCTCCAAGTCTAGCTCTTTGTCTTTTTTCGTTCATTGGTTTTTTCTTACAAATCTCACCATATTTGCCTTTTTTCAATAAAACTAAGACATACTAAACTgagaaaaagaattaaaaatgaaaactatgaaggagaagaacaaGAACAGCTCAAGGAGCTATGAAAACCAAAACCAATGCTCTATCTCTCTTGCTTCAATTCTCGGCCGTTCAACACATGGTCTGTCTTCTCCAACAATCAGAATTAGCAATGGTGTGGTCAGATgagagagtgagagagagagagaggaccGAGGCAATGACATACAACCTTActtttttctttcattcttttttcCCAAACTTCTTGAATCTGGACCCTTGATATTTGCTTTGGTCCCAAGTTTATTTCTTGGCCGTTGATGAACCACTAAACACTTTTGACTTCACTGTCTTCGTAGTTGCTTGAAAAGTGTTTGAAGCTCAGAGGATTTCTTCACGGTTTCCTAGTGAAGCACAAATGAAAAAATCACCTTTTTGCGATCCTCTATTACGTTGAGATCTTTCCTTTGTTGTGtccctttttttctttcccttctttctTAAAGATGGAAGCTAgtcttttattcttctttttgcCTTAGCTCCAGatctttcctctttcttttttcttgatTCAGAGATTGATGTGATTAGAAAGAAAAgtgaagagagagaagagagagtttcTTCCTTCGGTGGAATTGAAAAAGATTcaaatgaattaaaatctaaGTTTAGGAGTGTTAGACTTTGGTTATGAATTGTCGAGTTGGGCTTGAAGTGGATATGGGCTcactttctttattttctctcatATAGTTCAGCAACTTATCAAGAAACAAAGTTTGGTTATGTTTAATATGATACTGGCCCGTGTGCGTGTGTGTGCTTGCTTAGTGAGCCCgtttcatttttcttgagcCAATTGGATCAAATTATTTTTCTGCACACTAAACAAAGTACATCACacaactaatttaataattatccCAATAATGTTTAATCACTTTAAACATTGTTTAGTTTTCCAAACTTAACagattaaattattaaataataaaaaatataacaagtaTTTTTGTAATAATACCCTTTTCTTCTAATATTACCATTTTCCtactttttttcttctcttttttcttctatgttttcttttctttctcctccttttctgcacttttttttgtttttatatcaTCTTTATTATGTTTCTTtctctcataaaaaaaaaaaacaaaagcaacaaagaagaaaaaagacaaaagaaagaaaaagcatgaaAAAAAAGCTGCAACAGTAAAAAAAGgcatttttgtatttttagaaaaatcctgtgttttattattggccAATTCTCCCGTGCCTTTAATTTTGGTGTCGAAATTGCCGAAGTTACTTTTTATAGtaagttttaaatatttaaaaattgtttacttttatattttttaatttaaatattaatttttatctctttttaaTAAGTTAGGCAATTATATATAGGCACCATAGCATACACCTTCATTCTTTCACAAGAGCAACAAAGGAGAATTGCAGAATTTTATACCAGAGGAGTATGTAATGCAACCACTAAGAACATAAAGGGAAAGCTAATAACTAACACAGAAGGCATTAAAAGCAATTTACAATAGCACTCAATTATCCTAATTATATCATATACTTACTTTATCAACTCAATTTACATTTAACCTTATCATGAAACGATAATTCATTTATTATCCTTCACTTATGGCCCCCAAGGCCCCATGCATTCACATGCAGAAGATCCATACAATACCACAGTATTCAACGAACTCCTTACTCTTTGCTCTCCACATTAACTTGAACAAGGAGACCAAACTTTCCAACATTACAATAAACTAGTTTTATCTATATCATTTGTCTTTATCACTATAAACAAGCAACTAAAGTAATAGACGTATAAGCTGCATATGATTTTCAGCAAAGCTTATATACATTGCTAACAATTTGTCCTACTAAACAGATTTTCATATCTTGACAGATATCATGTGATTTTACTAGAGGCAGTCACAGTCACAAAGCTCAATACAGCAATTGATTAACTCGAAACAAGCGAGGGCTGCACAGAGTTGGGTGCAGACAATGGTGCATTGGTCATTCGCAAAGCGACATGTTTGGAGCAGACACATGCCACAACAGTTGTCAGCGAATCGGCCACAGCAAGTTGAGGTAGCCTTCTCTAGAAGCCCTTCAGAAGGTTTTGCTTCTTTGATTGCCGGCGGAACGTTATTTGCCGTTGCTTTCAGGTCACCAAACCCGAGACTCATGCCTCCGAGGAATAACTTCTGAGTGTTGCGTTCCAATCTCTGTCTGCTAAGTTTACTGTATGCCTGTTTTGAAGCAATCATATATAGGTGTCAAACACGTTGTGCAAAGAGAAAATTGAATATTACTTATAGGGTGAGAAGCAAGAACTCATGTATAATTGTCTTCATGTAAAGATGAGAATgttaaatgataatttagtcAACCTGTTAAATCATCTGACAGTTTTCAGCTATCAACTTCACACAAAAATAGTTACATGTAAGTCTTCACCTACTTATATTTTACATTGCAGAGAGAACTAAAATTTGCATTTAATATTTCTATATTGGAAGGAAAAGTTATACCCTCTTAATTAGCATTGGTTCAGGTGCCTTCTTCCCATCACTGTTCTCCACAAGCACCATGCAGGTATACTCTGACGGGATTTTATGTTGGATGCTCATCTTCGAGACCTGTCATTGATCAATTTTGCGTTTTCTTACAAGAGTACAGAAGCAGCACAGGAAATATCTTATAACCAACTTACATACTTCAAGAAAACTTTATGTATATATTTGTCAAATTTAAAAACAAGAGGAGAAAGAACACAGAGCAAATATCGCAATACTTCAAAATTCAAGTATCTAACAACATAGAGAGGTTATATTTGATGAGTTTAATGTTGATGCACCAGTAAAATGTTTTACACAGTGGTTCAATCACGTTCGTTCTTTTGAATAATCATTCATGCGATCAACATAAAGGTAGGCTATTTTTATTGACATGTCGTTAGGTCATTGGATGTACATGTAAAACTATTTTACTAGTgaatcaaaaattaaattctatattcGATGCAGTAACAGAATAATACTTTTAAAGCCAAATCAACTTAAATAAACTTCTACACTGTAATATACTTCTACACATCAAAGAGCAGATACTTTTTCCCAAATTCCACAACATATTGTTCATTGCAAGCTTAGTTGTTCACTATAAAAGCAACTTTGATTGTAAACAGATCCATTCAAATTTTCGATTTCACTAGTGCCGcatctttttttttcccttatAAAAAGAGAGCCGATACGCATAGGTCTATAAAATACAAACCTTTTCCACCAACTCTGCACTTTCTAATAACCATGCTTGAGAAGTGACAAGGTCCATGTGTCTCTTTGCAAGGATCtgaaaaaacaagaaaataacgAACATAAGCTTCAACTTTTCAAATTACTCTGGAGGTAAAGCAAATTTTGATTGGAATGTCATAAAATACAATTTCATCCCTATAAACATTTCATATTTACAAATTTCACTCTTGTGCTTGTTAGTTGTTGCATGTTAATATTCAGTTCACAATGTCTATAATTGAATAAATTTGCGAACCTCATAGAAACATGATGAATTAACGGTAGTTAAATGATAGGAATCAAGATTGAAATATTACATTCGTGAGTTGAATATCTTTTTCTCTTTGCACTTCAAGGTCCACTTCAAACTTAGTCATATCTGCCAAAGTACCAGTCACTTTAACTGATTCCGGAAAGGTTCCATTGCATCTGCCTGATATCATTAACGGACTTTCTAATGATAGGTCTGGAATATAAGGTGGAAATAACTGCAACCATGAAAATAGGTAAAATGTAACTATGATTTAATTGTTTCTGGTTATAATTAAGGATGAAATATCTCTTTCATGTACCTCTACTGAATCAAGACCTAGACCTCCAAGGGTTATATCTGAAACAATGACTGATGAAGCAGTTCTAAACAACCTTTGCATTCTAAAGGAAATGGAATCTGGACACggaagggaaaaaaaaaaaaagagattaaTAACAGTTCAAGTATCAATAAAATTACCAATTTATTACTTCTGTTTTCCTTTTAAATATAAGATACATATATAGTGACTTCAATAGTGTTACCAAACTTAATAATAACTCTTAAATATTTAAGCCTCAAATCTGAATAAACTTCAAACCACAATTTAAACTGAGAGGTAAAGATATTGACCTAAATCAAAAGCAGCATCATAGTGGCCCCTCCCAATCTGTGCTAGCATTTGCAGGAAGTAGTGATTACAATGTAAACctaaaaattttgaaacaaacaCAGAGATGGTTACTAAAAAGCAGTTGAATGAAAAAAGTTGCAAGAGAAAATTATGATAAAtctttgttcaaaattttgacAAAGCTCTTTCCAATTACTCATCTTCTGactttttctaatttttctaAAGTCAAAAGTCACATTTTGCACTTCTCTTCCAATTACTACACAAATTAAAactcaaaataatttttaatgcTTTGCAAAGAGTTAACAATTTAAGTTCTTAAGAAGAACTTGTTAAGACACTCTAGAGAAGAACTTCACAAGTTACTTTCAGAAGTTCCTCTCCCAAAAGTTAAATACCAAAACAAGCCTTTATACTAAAATAAAGCATAAGCTATAGTAAATGTTGATACAAACGATCTTCTTACATTTATTCTTACAATGAGTTGAAtcaatgcttttttttttcatttcttcttaCATCCTATTGTTATTAAACATTTTCTTGAGGAAACAACCAGCAAGTCAAAGAATTAGTTTCTTGGATGTAAAACATGAATTCTGTATCAAAGTTTGCTGTTTCTTAGAAGTCAGAGCTTCAGGTGGAAACAACACTCATAAAAATGGTGAAATGTCAAATGAATTCTGCCAAATTAACATGTCATAGAAATGAAGTTCTTAAAACAGTAAAGTATCCTTGCCTATGCCAAGAGTACATAAGCGCGGTGTGCGAACCGGTTGCCCATTTGTGAGGCAGCTTTTCACAAAATTGCATATCTGTCTCTCATTCTCAACAGTCCCATCAGTAACAAGAAAAATTAGAGGGATTGAATCTGAAGCAGTTGAATTCTGAAACAGCTTCATTGCCTAAAGATATAATAGAgtattagataaaaataaaagaacatcatCTTATATAAACAAAAAGCTACATATAAAGGTCTCAGCATCCGTTAAGTTCTTTAAGGCATACAAGTAAGTAACTAAACAATGCATAAACCTTCAAAAAACACTAAAGACTGCAATGAATGTAGTTAACAATACAAAGCAGATCAAACATGGAAACTTCATTTGAATGTCAAATATGGGATACATTGATGTGAATATGGGGAGAAAAAATGGTAAAGGCTCGAAGCTTTTTATGTCCTGTGGATGTAGACTAGCAGCAACACCAAAAGAAAGCATACAAATTACCAAAGAAATGGGAaaatgcaaaataaaagaaagaaccaaattttgtcatgccttttgttttctctttatTATGATGATGACTGCAAAAGAAGTATATCAACTACATATTAAATGTGCTTTGTAGGATCAATGAATGAATAGAATAGAGAGAGAACAAGGAAGGTTAACCAAGGGCATGTTtggtttgaaaaagaaaagttaCAAGGTGGCACCTTCTAACTAACCTTTCTCATTTCCTCATTTCAGATGTATACTACTTTCATTAGTACTGCAGTTGATTTTAACTTGGCCTATGTTTACATAGCCGGTCTCAAGCTCGGAAAAACGAAAAGAGTTGTTCGATGTGCGACTGCCAATGTAAAACAATGTCGCATCCCAATACATGGCCACGACGCAATGACGTCCTTGAAGCCATGTTGGGTTTTGTTAGGCCTGCGACAGCCAATGTAAAACAAGGTTGCATCTCACAGCATAGACAGTTAGACACGACGTAATGACATCTTGATCCATctagccgaccccacttagtgggaaaAAACTTTGTTAAGTAATTAAGTACTGCAGTTGATTTTAGCAGCAAAACAAACTTTAATCAACACATGCAATAAGAGAAGAATGTTTTGCACATAATATCGAAATTGTCAACAAATGAGAATTACCTGAGTTAAGGGATTCAAGATGTTGGTACCACCATTTGCAATAAAAGTAGCTTCAACCCACTTGGTAGCACTCAAAAGTTTTTCCACCGTAGCCGGTTCCATCAATCCAGAAAATGAATAGAACTCCCCATTGAAAGCTATTATGTTAAATGTATCTTGTGCATCTAGATGGGAAAGGGATGCTATTAATGCATTCTTTGTGCTTTCAAGAGGACTTCCCTTCATGCTTCCACTTATATCTACTATAAACACCACATTCTTTCTAAAAACCTGTCAAGTCATTAAAGCAGAATACTCCATTAAACAAAAACAATGATTCTGCACAACCCTCATATATTTCCATCTTACTTTATCCTAACTTATTCCTAGTTCCATATTTTTGTTACacaaaaaataacattatattTTACCAATACaaatattttgttaacttaacagataattattttttctgAGAGAAATCATTTTTTGAATaacagagactagaaaacaacaGAGGATCCATCTTATTTGTTCATATATGTGAATGACAAGACAGTTTAAATACATGctgaaaagataattttatgtttgaataGGAAACATAAGTAGTAGTTCTTCCAATAGACAATTAATTGAAATCTTCAAATTTTGTTTGCTTTGGTAACAatacttttttaaaaagttatatccaaacacacttaaaactttaaagaaaattaaacctATAATAATGCAAACAAACCTTTCTATCCTGGCTTTTTCCCGGGTAAAGATACAAGCAAAATATCTCCCGTTCGTCGAAATCACGCAAGAAAGGAGATTGCAAGAGAACACCACCAACTATATCCGTTAAAGAAACCTGTATAGACACCAATTCGGCTATTCAGGATCCACGAATTTTTACAGAATATTGAAATTGCCATTGGAAAGAACTTGATAGAATTATATGCTTCCAGGTCTTACAATGTAAGAAAGACTAAAGTCTATACTTGACCAAGCTTGCACTTCTGCCTCATATGATAAACTTAATTTGCCAGCTTGGCGCATTAGTACCTGGAAACCATGAAGATCATATTTAGTTCATTTCTATGAATGAGAGGCCTAACAGAATTTTGTTATGCTGCAGTCGGCTATGTTTGCTGGTGTCCCCCAACCTAACAAATCAAGGACTAATCTACCGCGGATTTGAGTTATATTTAAGGGTTTGCTGGTAGTTATTGGACTGCTGCATACATAATATAGATTCAAATATGTGACACTTGCTTGAGTGGACAAGCAAACTAACAGACTCGACCAATCCAAGTTGGTTAAGTTGGTTTAAGAATGATATTTATTTGAACTGCCATAAAGGAATatgaaaaaagataaattaatcCCTAACTTTTTGATCCGCAAATGTTTAAGTCtctaagaatttaaaaaatacatttaaattcttactttttcaaaatctgGACACATCGATCCCTGACTCTAACTTGtcacattttaaaaattctctCACATGTGCATCCGTAACGACCAAATTAGTATAATGGGAGTAACGTTTGATTTATCTGTTGGATCTGACTGACCCAAGTGAACATGAAGGATAGGTTTTGAAAAGGTCAATGAAttcaatatatttttaaatcttaaaagaCTTAAATACCCGCAGAACAAAAGATCAAGGACGTATTTGTCCttttctcaaaaaatattttatacacaGCTATACATATTATTGACGTCAGTGAATTGAAAAAGTAATACTTAgcttgattaaaaatatttaaagacATAAGACTCGAATGAGTTACCATTATAATAGTTTGtcttatttaaaacaaaatgaaataGTTCAACTTTAAGATGGAATGTTTTATGAAGTCTAATTTTGTAagttttatattataatatttgaTCAACAAGTGTCCTGTATAAGTATGAAGCAAGTGGCAACAATTTAGGAATAAGAATGCTTCATAATCAGTAGGTTTTACCTTAAGAGGGTGACTGGAGGTATTGCATGACACTTCTCTTGCAGCACCAGAATTCACTTTCAATAATATTCTCTCTTTCTTAGGAGATTTTATTCCAATAGGGTTAACGTATGAAGGGAAGTTAAAAGGAATATTAAGAGAGAACTGGCCTTCATTGAATAATATCTCCTGAGACCATTTGATCTTAATTGAGAAGATCGAGCCTCCACTAAACTacaataataatagaaaaaaaaaatcttatttattttaattaataaacaaaCAATGTCTTTGTAACTATTATTATCAATAAGAGCGTACGTATTAATtcactattttatttattaaatgagCAATGCTAGagggccagcaatttttgtgattgttagccatcaactagccatcaatgatgatttgatggtgtgagattggtgtgaaatttcatccaatggctcaccttcctctgctgattacatgctggccaaaattcaataaaactgctggccccctagatttttccttattaaatatgtataaaaataataaaaatggaATTAATTGAGATgacaaattatttataatttaatataaaagatcttgaatttaaattttagaaatagccaaaaaaagttatgaattatatataattaattatgctaaatatacactaaaattatttactaataaaaaatatattttataaaaataatatttttttatatacaataaaaagTATTTTAACAAACAAAATT from Arachis stenosperma cultivar V10309 chromosome 9, arast.V10309.gnm1.PFL2, whole genome shotgun sequence encodes the following:
- the LOC130948793 gene encoding uncharacterized protein LOC130948793 isoform X2, with the translated sequence MRLPPRDTDGRAGVEVDNFGRSYHTELISRNDENDKEKVAKAKDGYFLKSQIYIIDIPQFSGGSIFSIKIKWSQEILFNEGQFSLNIPFNFPSYVNPIGIKSPKKERILLKVNSGAAREVSCNTSSHPLKVLMRQAGKLSLSYEAEVQAWSSIDFSLSYIVSLTDIVGGVLLQSPFLRDFDEREIFCLYLYPGKSQDRKVFRKNVVFIVDISGSMKGSPLESTKNALIASLSHLDAQDTFNIIAFNGEFYSFSGLMEPATVEKLLSATKWVEATFIANGGTNILNPLTQAMKLFQNSTASDSIPLIFLVTDGTVENERQICNFVKSCLTNGQPVRTPRLCTLGIGLHCNHYFLQMLAQIGRGHYDAAFDLDSISFRMQRLFRTASSVIVSDITLGGLGLDSVELFPPYIPDLSLESPLMISGRCNGTFPESVKVTGTLADMTKFEVDLEVQREKDIQLTNILAKRHMDLVTSQAWLLESAELVEKVSKMSIQHKIPSEYTCMVLVENSDGKKAPEPMLIKRAYSKLSRQRLERNTQKLFLGGMSLGFGDLKATANNVPPAIKEAKPSEGLLEKATSTCCGRFADNCCGMCLLQTCRFANDQCTIVCTQLCAALACFELINCCIELCDCDCL
- the LOC130948793 gene encoding uncharacterized protein LOC130948793 isoform X1, with product MANQFSSSVDFGLRLSRRIYYGQGPAPAPAMSRSPEEYLPTAPMCYAVISDPDMVDNPDIRSYQPYVHGKCDPPALIPLQLLGVTMEVDCSLDTAFVTVNARWRVHCVLGSSTCDCRLAIPMGEQGSLLGVEVDNFGRSYHTELISRNDENDKEKVAKAKDGYFLKSQIYIIDIPQFSGGSIFSIKIKWSQEILFNEGQFSLNIPFNFPSYVNPIGIKSPKKERILLKVNSGAAREVSCNTSSHPLKVLMRQAGKLSLSYEAEVQAWSSIDFSLSYIVSLTDIVGGVLLQSPFLRDFDEREIFCLYLYPGKSQDRKVFRKNVVFIVDISGSMKGSPLESTKNALIASLSHLDAQDTFNIIAFNGEFYSFSGLMEPATVEKLLSATKWVEATFIANGGTNILNPLTQAMKLFQNSTASDSIPLIFLVTDGTVENERQICNFVKSCLTNGQPVRTPRLCTLGIGLHCNHYFLQMLAQIGRGHYDAAFDLDSISFRMQRLFRTASSVIVSDITLGGLGLDSVELFPPYIPDLSLESPLMISGRCNGTFPESVKVTGTLADMTKFEVDLEVQREKDIQLTNILAKRHMDLVTSQAWLLESAELVEKVSKMSIQHKIPSEYTCMVLVENSDGKKAPEPMLIKRAYSKLSRQRLERNTQKLFLGGMSLGFGDLKATANNVPPAIKEAKPSEGLLEKATSTCCGRFADNCCGMCLLQTCRFANDQCTIVCTQLCAALACFELINCCIELCDCDCL